The following are encoded together in the Kwoniella europaea PYCC6329 chromosome 1, complete sequence genome:
- a CDS encoding hydroxyacylglutathione hydrolase — protein sequence MKVIPIQARSDNWMYLLIDSSKQAAVVDPYDASKISNAAKEYGVEVTSLITTHHHNDHSGGNSKFLSLHPGLKAYAGSNQSPGTNVIVKEGDSFKIGQDINVKCYHTPCHTQDSICFYVEDKKTGEKGIFTGDTLFLAGCGRFFEGTPEEMHAALTKLSKLPDDTLVFNGHEYTKGSAKFGLTVEPDNEALKGLLKKAENDNCTTGKSTIGDEKGWNVFMRLDRPEAQKATGESDPVKIMGKLREMKNAM from the exons ATGAAAGTCATTCCTATCCAAGCACGATCCGATAATTGGATGTACCTCCTTATCGATTCGTCCAAGCAGGCTGCCGTGGTCGATCCATACGATGCTAGCAAGATATCCAACGCGGCTAAAGAGTATGGTGTAGAAGTGACGAGTTTGATCActactcatcatcataatgATCATTCCGGTGGGAATTCGAAATTC CTCTCCCTTCATCCTGGCCTCAAAGCCTATGCAGGATCAAATCAGAGTCCAGGAACGAATGTAATTGTCAAAGAGGGGGATTCATTCAAGATAGGACAGGATATCAACGTCAA ATGCTATCATACACCTTGTCATACTCAGGATTCGATCTGTTTCTATGTGGAGGATAAGAAGACTGGTGAGAAAGGTATATTCACCGG CGATACACTGTTCTTGGCTGGATGTGGACGATTTttcgaag GTACCCCCGAAGAGATGCATGCTGCACTGACCAAACTATCCAAATTACCTGACGATACATTAGTATTCAACGGTCATGAGTATACCAAAGGAAGCGCAAAGTTTGGATTGACCGTCGAACCTGATAATGAAGCTTTGAAAGG ATTGTTGAAGAAGGCTGAGAACGATAATTGTACCACTGGTAAATCGACTATcggagatgagaagggatggaatgTATTTATGAGACTTGATAGACCTGAAGCACA GAAAGCTACGGGTGAATCTGATCCGGTGAAGATAATGGGTAAattgagagagatgaagaatgcCATGTGA
- a CDS encoding aconitate hydratase, mitochondrial gives MSSSRFLVKGAQSLSSSSRSSMLTRSMATLQSSIGDKQVPMSNLEKGKFVNYARIESNLQVVRQRLNRPLTLAEKIVYGHLDNPHEQDIERGVSYLKLRPDRVACQDATAQMAILQFMSAGLPQTAVPTSVHCDHLIQAQVGGPKDLARAIDINKEVYDFLATACAKYGIGFWKPGSGIIHQIILENYALPGLMMIGTDSHTPNAGGLGMVACGVGGADAVDVMAGIPWELKAPKVIGVYLDGKMSGWTTPKDVILKVAGILTVKGGTGAIIEYHGPGVESLSCTGMATICNMGAEIGATTSLFPYNKRMASYLQATGRSQQAAYAQEFNHNLQPDEGSEYDRRIEINLSELEPHINGPFTPDLATPISKFAEEVKKNNWPEELKVGLIGSCTNSSYEDMSRSAHIAKEAADHGLKTKSIFTITPGSEQVRATIARDGFVDTFENVGGVVLANACGPCIGQWDRQDVKKGEVNSIISSYNRNFTGRNDANPATHAFVASPDLVTAMTFAGSLSFNPLTDSLKGADGKEFKFSDPAGHELPAKGYDPGENTFQAPPEDGASVNVAVSPTSDRLQLLKPFKAWDGKDIIDAPVLIKAKGKCTTDHISAGGPWLKYRGHLENISQNCLIGAINADNGKANEVLNQETGEYGAVPTVGAYYRDRNIPWVVVGDENYGEGSSREHAALEPRFLGGRAVICRSFARIHETNLKKQGMLPLWFKNPADYEKISGSDKLSIVGLNDFKPGQDIKVEITHKDGSKDSFLTTSSINEGQWEWFKAGSALNKMAAAAAARQ, from the exons ATGTCCTCCTCAAGATTCTTAGTCAAGGGGGCTCAGTCCctctcgtcatcatctaGATCATCAATGTTGACTAGATCCATGGCTACTCTTCAATCTTCTATCGGTGACAAGCAAGTCCCCATGTCTAACCTCGAGAAGGGCAAGTTCGTAAATTACGCTAGAATCGAGAGCAATTTACAAGTTGTTCGACAAAG ACTCAACCGACCCCTTACCCTCGCCGAAAAGATCGTCTACGGTCATTTGGATAACCCTCACGAGCAAGATATCGAACGAGGTGTATCTTACCTTAAGCTTAGACCTGAC CGAGTTGCTTGTCAAGATGCTACCGCtcaa ATGGCTATCCTCCAATTCATGTCTGCCGGTCTCCCTCAAACAGCTGTACCAACCTCTGTACACTGTGATCACTTGATTCAAGCTCAAGTTGGTGGTCCAAAAGATTTGGCCCGAGCTATTGACATCAACAAGGAAGTTTACGACTTCTTAGCTACTGCTTGTGCCAAATACGGTATCGGTTTCTGGAAGCCTGGTTCCGGTATTAT ccaccaaatcatcctcGAAAACTACGCTCTCCCAGGTCTCATGATGATCGGTACCGACTCTCATACTCCTAACGCTGGTGGTCTCGGTATGGTCGCTTGTGGTGTTGGTGGTGCCGATGCTGTCGATGTCATGGCTGGTATCCCTTGGGAACTCAAAGCTCCTAAGGTTATCGGTGTCTACCTTGACGGTAAGATGAGCGGATGGACCACTCCTAAAGATGTCATCCTCAAAGTAGCTGGTATCCTCACCGTTAAGGGTGGTACCGGTGCTATCATCGAATACCACGGTCCTGGTGTTGAATCTCTCTCTTGTACCGGTATGGCCACCATCTGTAACATGGGTGCTGAAATCGGTGCCACTACCTCCCTTTTCCCTTACAACAAGCGAATGGCTTCTTACCTCCAAGCTACTGGCCGATCTCAACAAGCCGCTTACGCTCAAGAGTTCAACCACAACTTGCAACCCGATGAAGGATCCGAGTACGACCGAAGAATCGAGATCAACCTTTCCGAGCTTGAACCCCACATCAACGGTCCCTTCACTCCTGATCTTGCCACCCCTATCTCCAAATTCGCCGAGGaagtcaagaagaacaacTGGCCAGAGGAACTCAAGGTCGGTCTTATCGGTTCATGTACCAACTCTTCCTACGAAGACATGTCTCGATCAGCCCACATTGCTAAGGAAGCTGCCGACCACGGTCTCAAGActaaatccatcttcaccatcaccccTGGTTCCGAACAAGTCCGAGCCACCATTGCTCGAGATGGTTTCGTTGACACTTTCGAGAACGTCGGTGGTGTTGTCCTTGCCAACGCTTGTGGTCCTTGTATCGGTCAATGGGATCGACAAGATGTTAAGAAGGGTGAAGTCAActctatcatctcttcttaCAACCGAAACTTCACTGGCCGAAATGATGCCAACCCTGCCACTCACGCTTTCGTTGCTTCCCCTGATCTCGTCACTGCCATGACTTTCGCCGGTTCTCTCTCCTTCAACCCCTTGACCGACTCTCTCAAGGGTGCTGACGGTAAAGAATTCAAGTTCTCTGACCCAGCCGGTCACGAACTCCCTGCTAAAGGTTACGATCCCGGAGAAAACACTTTCCAAGCTCCTCCTGAGGATGGTGCTTCCGTTAACGTCGCTGTTTCCCCTACTTCCGACCGACTCCAACTCCTCAAACCTTTCAAGGCTTGGGATGGAAAGGATATCATTGACGCCCCTGTTCTCATCAAGGCCAAAGGAAAATGTACCACCGATCACATCTCTGCCGGTGGACCTTGGTTGAAATACCGAGGACATTTGGAGAACATCTCTCAAAACTGTTTGATCGGAGCCATCAATGCCGATAACGGAAAGGCCAACGAGGTTTTGAACCAGGAGACCGGTGAATACGGAGCTGTCCCAACTGTCGGAGCTTACTACCGAGACCGAAACATCCCTTGGGTTGTTGTAGGAGATGAGAACTACGGTGAAGGATCATCTAGAGAACACGCCGCTTTGGAACCTCGATTCTTGGGTGGACGAGCTGTCATCTGTCGATCATTCGCTCGTATCCACGAGACCAACTTGAAGAAACAAGGTATGCTCCCATTATGGTTCAAGAACCCTGCCGATTACGAAAAGATCTCTGGATCCGATAAATTGTCGATCGTTGGATTGAACGACTTCAAACCTGGACAAGATATCAAAGTTGAGATTACCCACAAGGACGGTTCCAAAGATTCATTCTTgaccacctcatccatcaacgaAGGTCAATGGGAATGGTTCAAGGCTGGTTCAGCTCTTAACAAGatggctgctgctgccgctgcgAGACAATAA
- a CDS encoding cytochrome c peroxidase, mitochondrial — MSFRTPLLRTACARRAGQSVQLRSQVVRRRFASGGPEVSPPPPPRSSSVPYLLAGVGLAAAGAAYLFYGTDGTPRETAKELESTARGAAAAAEGKLGLRHSQKDYQKVYDRIAETLDKEGYDDGSLAPVLIRLAWHSSGTYNKEDNTGGSNYATMRFKPEAEHGANNGLGVARDHMQKIKDEFPWISYGDLWTLGGVAAVQESGGPTIPWRPGRIDGFEHNVTPDGRLPDASQAQDHLRFIFYRMGFNDQEIVALSGAHAMGRCHTDRSGFEGPWTFSPVTFSNQYFTLLEDEPWQWRKWKGPAQYEDKKTKSLMMLPTDMALVKDKSFKKFVDIYARDEDAFFNDFSKAFAKLLELGVPTAQFAGEPWKMGSE; from the exons ATGTCATTCCGAACACCCCTCCTTAGAACAGCCTGCGCCAGGAGAGCAGGCCAATCGGTCCAACTTAGAAGTCAAGtagtgagaaggagattcGCATCGGGTGGTCCAGAGGTT tcccctcctccacctccacgATCATCCTCTGTACCATACCTCCTCGCAGGTGTGGGTCTCGCCGCGGCAGGTGCAGCCTACCTGTTCTACGGGACTGACGGTACACCAAGAGAAACTGCCAAAGAACTTGAATCAACAGCTAGAGGAGCTGCTGCCGCCGCGGAAGGTAAACTGGGTTTGAGACATAGTCAAAAGGATTATCAAAAGGTTTATGATAGAATTGCGGAGACTTTGGATAAAGAGGGTTATGATG ACGGATCCCTCGCTCCTGTTCTGATAAGATTAGCATGGCATTCATCGGGAACATACAACAAGGAAGATAATACCGGTGGATCCAACTATGCCACTATGAGATTCAAACCTGAAGCTGAACACGGAGCCAACAACGGATTG GGCGTTGCAAGAGATCACATgcaaaagatcaaagatgaattcCCATGGATATCCTACGGTGATCTATGGACTCTCGGAGGAGTAGCTGCCGTTCAAGAATCAGGTGGTCCCACCATTCCTTGGAGACCTGGTAGAATCGATGGTTTCGAACATAATGTAACTCCCGACGGTCGATTACCTGATGCTTCTCAGGCTCAAGATCATTTGAGATTCATTTTCTACAGAATGGG CTTCAACGACCAGGAAATCGTGGCTCTTTCGGGTGCTCATGCCATGGGTAGATGTCATACCG ACCGATCCGGTTTCGAAGGTCCATGGACTTTCTCACCTGTCACTTTCTCAAACCAATACTTTACTTTACTCGAAGATGAACCTTGGCAATGGAGAAAATG GAAAGGTCCTGCTCAATATGAAGACAAGAAGACTAAATCACTCATGATGCTTCC CACCGACATGGCCCTTGTCAAGGACAAGTCATTCAAGAAATTTGTGGACATCTATGccagagatgaagatgctttCTTCAATGA CTTCTCCAAAGCTTTCGCCAAGCTCCTCGAACTTGGTGTTCCTACCGCTCAATTCGCTGGTGAACCTTGGAAGATGGGTAGCGAATAA